One segment of Streptomyces sp. NA02950 DNA contains the following:
- a CDS encoding FHA domain-containing protein: MHRGFVLPHGRVCFSQGESPVKLFGKLFGKSARQDGGSSTARHRAPRAAEESEGGSEERPLFRDQVGGPQGGDISGGRGASSVDPSAAGRIGFEEPSTSSGGGFGLPVCTRCGHRNAEASRFCSNCGAPLRGGAPSERASETTSTISISGLEAYDAEVTGQTQLPSLSPEAQAAVEALPLGSALLVVRRGPNSGSRFLLDSDVTTAGRHPQSDIFLDDVTVSRRHVEFRRGQDGSFTVVDVGSLNGTYVNREQIDAPLVLASGDEVQIGKYRLVFYPSQRGVGI, from the coding sequence GTGCATCGAGGGTTTGTCCTGCCCCACGGGCGGGTCTGTTTCAGTCAAGGGGAATCGCCCGTGAAGTTGTTCGGGAAGTTGTTCGGGAAGAGTGCACGCCAGGACGGCGGCAGCAGCACCGCTCGCCACCGCGCCCCGCGTGCCGCGGAAGAGAGTGAAGGGGGGAGCGAGGAGCGCCCGCTGTTCCGGGACCAGGTCGGCGGTCCCCAGGGTGGCGACATTTCGGGCGGCCGGGGCGCGTCTTCTGTTGACCCCTCGGCGGCCGGACGCATAGGTTTCGAAGAACCATCGACCTCGAGTGGTGGAGGGTTCGGCTTGCCTGTTTGTACGAGGTGCGGGCATCGGAACGCCGAGGCCAGCCGGTTCTGCTCCAACTGCGGCGCGCCACTGAGGGGCGGTGCGCCCTCCGAGCGCGCCTCCGAGACCACCTCGACCATCTCGATCTCCGGCCTCGAGGCGTACGACGCCGAGGTCACCGGGCAGACGCAGCTGCCCTCGCTCAGCCCCGAGGCCCAGGCCGCCGTCGAGGCGCTGCCCCTGGGATCGGCGCTGCTGGTGGTCCGCCGCGGGCCCAACTCCGGCAGCCGGTTCCTGCTGGACAGCGATGTGACCACGGCCGGCCGTCACCCGCAGAGCGACATCTTCCTGGACGACGTCACGGTCTCCCGCCGCCACGTGGAGTTCCGGCGCGGCCAGGACGGCAGCTTCACCGTCGTGGATGTCGGCAGCCTCAACGGGACGTATGTCAACCGTGAGCAGATCGACGCGCCGCTGGTC